GCCTTCCAACCTCTGTCCCACATTCACATACTGAATTTACACAGATATTTTTCAAGTTACATGATCTTTTCCTGATATGCCTATCACACAACACAGCAGCAGTCACACAGAAGCCCCTGTCCTCAGGCCTCTGCAAAGCCTCATCCTGGGAGAATCGCCAGGACTTCACACACTCTCTTTTAGACCTGACTCTGCCACCTGCATCTCTATCACACAAAAGCAGCACCTGGTGCTCAGTTTAGTTCCctatgagaattaataaaaaacaaaaacaaaaacccatgaCTGACAGGCAGGAAAGACAAAAGGAATGTATCCAGAGAACCCAAACTAGAAAACTCACAAAACTGGGTGTGTAGGAATGGCAAAATTTTATAACTGCTGCAACTATCCCAGTAGGTCGCACAGTCTGTCACCTGGGTCAAGTGATAATCACTCtactaggttgtttttttttagttcttttgcaTAATTCCATACAGTGGGAGAAGCATCAAAATTTTGAACTCAACTTCTTTCTAGTGTCCTGAaaattatacactgctcacaaaaattaggtgatatttcaaaatgaatatgaagcaattttaaaaaagcacttgatttactttattaaacaagatcagaaaaggccctggccagttggctcagcggtagagcgttggcctggcgtgcagaagtcccacattcgattcccggccagggcagacaggagaagcttctccacccattcgcttctccacccctccccctctccttcctctctgtctctctcttcccctccagcagccgaggctccattggagcaaagatggcccggacactggggatggctccttggcctctgccccaggcgctagagtggctctggtcgcaacagagcgacgccccggaggggcagagcatcgccccctggtgggcagagcgtcgcccctggtgggcgtgccgggtggatcctggtcgggcgcatgcaggagtctgtctgactgtctctcccgtttccagcttcagaaaaatacaaaaagaaaatcagagtacggtgggggtggagagggacaGGGGACTGACTAGACACCACGTGAAACAAAGAGGCAAATCTACCTGAGTGCTCTTGTACCTTGATGAGTTTGACAGTAGCTGTAAGCAGAGGCTTAAGAGTAGGCCAGTAGTAACTATATGACTCAACTGACAATAACCATCAGTTTCCCCCTTCTGATTTACAACTTTCATCACAATCAAAGAGTTATTATAAACCAGTACTTTAAGCCTGTGTTTTCCTGAATGGGGTTTGAGGTTCAGCAGGCCATTGGTAACCTGCGTTCATTGCAGGAATCTCAGGGATCCGGAGAGCCGAGTTGTGTCCTCTGGTTTAGAGCACCTGCTTCTCCCACTCGTCCCTCTTCCCATCCAGCTTAACAGACTCGATAGTGGTTTTCTAGGTGTTCACTGCCCTTGTAAGTATACAGCAGGGTGAGGGCATTCATAAACACCCCGATTTTCTTGGTCAGCTTATTTTGTTTAAACACACATAGCACGACATTCCTGACGAAGGAGGAAAAGATTGCAATTTCCTTAATTCAAAAAGCCAAAAAcgcataataaaaatagtaagaatTGCTCAGAATGAAAGTCAGTAGAACAAGAGAACTACTCAGAAACTTGTAGAGTAAAACTGAGCATTAGCTACTCCAGTCACAGTGTCCAAGTTAAACCACTATTCCCCTTTCCCACTGTGCACCCCTAGCCCACCCTCCCCCTTCAGCTCTGCCATTTTTGTGCAGCACTGTCCCTGGTTATGGGGACATACAAGTCCTCCTCAAAGCTTTTCTGTCAGTACTTCACTCCTGGAATAAATTCCTTGGCATCCGGGTTCAGGTTACTTTTGCTCTGAAATAAGAATCAAGAGATAATAAATCCCACAGCAAGTTCCACTTTAAAACTTACTTTCTCCCTACTGCCATTGTTATCAGCACCTGCTTCTCAGCCTCCATGAGAGAAAACGGAGAATTCCATGCAACCCCGCTGTTACTGCTGGGCTGCTCTCCATGGCTCCTGACATACTAAGCCCTGACcaacttcattttctctttcctgcttCAAACGCCTGCCCCTTTTGTGATGCTTTCATTAGGGGATTGTAAGTTTGAGTCCAAAAACAATTTAATTCACTGAGTACCTTAACTTAAACATCAAAGAGTGCCATCAAATCAGTTTGGTTACAACAATCCCTattatacatatatctttttccGTCTTGCTATGCTCGGTTTGGTTCTCTACTTTCTTGTGAATACCCAATACCTTAGCAAACTACAGGACACAAGCACTCAGAACATGAATTGTATGAGAACTAAGTCACTCAGAATTCCGTAAGTAAACATGGAAGGCAGGGGATTCATTTATCTGGTCTTCGAATTTTAAACGAAAAATGTCCTCTCATGAGTATGTTCCTtccaaaataaacaatttttataacAACATCATTCAAAATGCTAAATACAGATTTGAGGAATAGTAGTAAAAGGACAGCACCAAATGATAAATTTGAAACCAAACCTTTTCCATGTTCAAATTTTTATCCTTAATCCAAATTCTACTTTGCAAAGCCCACTGGGAAAAGGAAAGCTGGTGCTGCTGCACactgttttcacagagctctgtgAGGCGGCACACATCGGCCACACACTTGCTTATTAGTGCCCATGTAACGAGTGAAGAAACAGCAGCTAGGAGGGCTCCAGAGATCTGCCCAAGGTTGTAGGGCCAGAAAGTCATTGACTCCAGATCCCATATTTTTTTCACTATGTCACATGTGGAACTACTTATGGCTCTTACCAAAATATCTTCAGAATCATGACCATCGCTGACAGAAAGTCCATTTAACTGTTGTTGCAACTGTCCCATGGCCTGAGGCAGGTCACGTGATGGAATAAACCAGTCTTGGTCTTCTTCATCCAGCATCTCCTGGAAGCAACGGTCCAAAAAGTCCTGCTCCTGCAGCTCCTCCTCCACCTGGCAAGCAAAGGTGTGGGTCTCAGACTTACTGTCCTAGAGGTACTTACCTCTTCTATTTTCTCCACCTCTTTCTTTCAGAGGTTATGACTTCAAGATCAAGAATGatcttgcagccctggccagttggctcagtggtagagcatcggcctggcgtgcaggagtcccggttcgattcccggccagggcacatacaagaagcgcccatctgcttctccacctctccccttctctttcctctctgtctctctcttcccctccagcagtcaaggctccattggagcaaagtt
The Saccopteryx bilineata isolate mSacBil1 chromosome 3, mSacBil1_pri_phased_curated, whole genome shotgun sequence DNA segment above includes these coding regions:
- the PAIP2B gene encoding polyadenylate-binding protein-interacting protein 2B, which gives rise to MNGTSVVNTSPSVKSKEDQGLNGHDEKENPFAEFMWMENEEDFNRQVEEELQEQDFLDRCFQEMLDEEDQDWFIPSRDLPQAMGQLQQQLNGLSVSDGHDSEDILSKSNLNPDAKEFIPGVKY